The following proteins come from a genomic window of Macadamia integrifolia cultivar HAES 741 chromosome 14, SCU_Mint_v3, whole genome shotgun sequence:
- the LOC122061897 gene encoding non-structural maintenance of chromosomes element 4 homolog A, giving the protein MPRVVRQERTEMEEPRVEKGKEANRRTMEGVQQQNEAERRVVRSQLQAWKNRFHDEREDLSRADTPEFKEFLGELDVLQPKVQKPREQVADAEALLEFVNTMVISVKAHGDEGVTPSDFVTSLLRDFGQGGGGANHDDYRNSMAWSDIGETVGHVFRRISGCCTMLGPMDTELKQRKIPVSRKRARPTGVTERARPEELDNTAEEKTDTDKNVIAIFNILKKKKKVKLENLVLNRNSFAQTVENIFSLSFLVKDGRVEIKVDENGCHLVSPKNSPRAELIASKDVSYSHFIFKFDFKDWQLMKDMVEVGEELMPHRSPLNVSGDPQEEYAGQGPQAAAPSTPIRKLCRNRGLVIQERSVAEDSPENENAAADAIAIRKGKRKLI; this is encoded by the exons ATGCCGAGGGTTGTGAGGCAGGAGAGAACTGAGATGGAGGAGCCGAGGGTAGAGAAAGGCAAAGAAGCGAATAGAAGAACAATGGAGGGTGTTCAGCAGCAGAATGAGGCTGAAAGAAGGGTCGTTCGATCCCAACTTCAGGCTTGGAAGAACCGTTTTCATG ATGAAAGAGAAGATCTTTCTCGAGCTGATACTCCTGAATTCAAAGAGTTCCTCGGTGAACTAGATGTATTGCAAcccaaag TTCAGAAGCCCAGAGAACAGGTTGCAGATGCAGAGGCTCTACTGGAATTTGTCAACACCATGGTAATCTCTGTTAAAGCACATGGAGATGAGGGAGTGACTCCATCTGATTTCGTAACCTCTCTTCTGAGAGACTTTGGGCAAGGTGGAGGGGGTGCTAACCATGATGACTATCGGAATTCGATGGCTTGGAGCGATATTGGCGAGACTGTTGGTCATGTTTTTAGGAGGATCTCTGGATGCTGCACAAT gctTGGGCCGATGGATACAGAATTAAAGCAGCGAAAGATTCCAGTTTCACGTAAACGTGCGAGGCCAACTGGAGTTACTGAACGTGCTCGTCCTGAAGAG CTTGATAACACTGCTGAAGAAAAAACTGATACTGATAAGAACGTTATAGCTATCTTCAATAtcctgaagaagaagaagaaagtcaaGCTTGAAAATCTGGTCTTGAATAGAAACTCTTTTGCACAGACAGTCGAGaacatattttctctctcttttcttgtcAAGGATGGACGGGTTGAGATAAAAGTGGATGAAAATGGATGCCATTTAGTTT CACCAAAGAATTCTCCTAGAGCTGAACTAATAGCCTCTAAGGATGTTTCTTATAGCCATTtcatcttcaaatttgacttcaagGATTGGCAG TTGATGAAGGATATGGTGGAAGTTGGGGAGGAATTGATGCCACATAGGAGTCCATTGAATGTATCTGGTGATCCTCAGGAGGAGTATGCAGGCCAAGGACCTCAAGCAGCGGCACCAAGTACTCCGATCAGGAAGCTTTGTAGGAACCGAGGCCTAGTCATTCAAGAGCGGTCTGTTGCAGAAGACTCTCCAGAAAATGAAAATGCTGCAGCAGATGCTATTGCCATccgaaagggaaagagaaagttgATATAA
- the LOC122062129 gene encoding enoyl-[acyl-carrier-protein] reductase [NADH] 1, chloroplastic-like, producing the protein MAATAASGIQMAAARSCISPSPRIFTATSAFFVSEVTVASRSKLTSSSHISSAQPFFRSFTSSPVRSNKLVTKAMSEGSESKPLPGLPIDLRGKRAFIAGVADDNGYGWAIAKSLAAAGAEILVGTWVPALNIFETSLRRGKFDESRKLPDGSLMEITKVYPLDAVYDSLEDVPEDVKANKRYAGSSKWTVQEVVESVKQDFGSIDILVHSLANGPEVSKPLLETSRKGYLAAISASSYSYVSLLKHFLPIMNPGGASISLTYIASERIIPGYGGGMSSAKAALESDTKVLAFEAGRKQKIRVNTISAGPLGSRAAKAIGFIDKMIEYSYVNAPIQKELSADEVGNAAAFLVSPLSSAITGAVVYVDNGLNAMGVGIDSPIFGVLDIPKEK; encoded by the exons ATGGCGGCAACTGCGGCTTCTGGAATTCAAATGGCAGCAGCAAGGTCCTGTATTTCTCCTTCTCCCAGAATTTTCACGGCTACCAGTGCATTTTTTGTCTCAGAAGTTACAGTCGCCTCACGGTCTAAGCTTACGAGCTCTTCTCATATCTCGTCTGCGCAACCTTTCTTCCGGAGCTTCACATCCAGTCCTGTAAGATCGAACAAGCTCGTTACGAAGGCCATGTCTGAAGGAAGTGAGAGTAAGCCTCTTCCAGGCTTGCCCATTGATCTCCGAG GTAAAAGAGCATTTATTGCTGGGGTAGCTGATGACAATGGATATGGTTGGGCCATAGCAAAATCTCTAGCTGCGGCAGGTGCTGAGATCCTTGTTGGTACATGGGTACCT GCGCTAAACATTTTTGAGACCAGTCTAAGACGTGGGAAGTTTGATGAATCACGCAA ATTGCCAGATGGTTCTTTGATGGAGATTACAAAAGTGTACCCACTGGATGCAGTATATGATAGTCTTGAGGATGTTCCTGAAGAC GTAAAAGCAAATAAGCGTTATGCAGGATCCTCAAAATGGACCGTTCAG GAAGTCGTCGAATCAGTGAAGCAAGATTTTGGGAGCATTGACATCCTTGTGCACTCACTTGCCAATGGCCCAGAG GTGAGTAAACCTTTGTTGGAGACATCCAGGAAAGGATATCTTGCCGCAATCTCTGCATCTAGTTACTCTTATGTTTCATTGCTTAAGCATTTCCTCCCAATAATGAATCCAG GTGGTGCATCGATTTCTCTCACTTATATTGCCTCTGAAAGGATCATTCCTGG ATATGGTGGAGGCATGAGTTCAGCGAAAGCTGCTCTGGAGAGTGATAccaag GTGCTTGCTTTTGAAGCTGGACGAAAACAAAAAATTCGAGTCAACACTATATCTGCTG GTCCACTTGGAAGCCGTGCTGCAAAAGCCATTGGTTTCATTGACAAGATGATTGAATACTCATATGTCAATGCCCCCATACAGAAGGAACTGTCTGCAG ATGAAGTGGGGAACGCCGCTGCCTTCCTTGTATCACCACTGTCTTCAGCCATCACAGGTGCGGTTGTGTATGTCGACAATGGTTTGAATGCAATGGGAGTAGGGATCGACAGTCCGATATTTGGAGTTCTTGACATTCCGAAGGAAAAATGA
- the LOC122061440 gene encoding protein NRT1/ PTR FAMILY 7.1-like has translation MAASENRTDILLKVIEEECSEEAEDVNRNSTESEQRAYTIDDRIEQKRHQVIQNQKGGWKIAFLLLVNQGLATLAFFGVGVNLVLFLTRVLGQDNADAANSVSKWTGTVYMFSLVGAFLSDSYWGRYLTCGIFQIIFVVGLVLLSLASWLFLIKPDDCGDGVLPCTPKSSVGVPIFYLSIYLIALGYGGHQPTVATFGSDQLVGEGAKATFFCYFYFALNVGSFFSNSILVYFEDTGKWTTGFFASTASAILGLIIYGLGTPCYKYFKPCGNPLPRVAQVFVATFKKWKVIAPEDGDKLYEMEGSESAIKGSRKIMHSNELRFLDKAATVTEKDLSGQNKDPWRLCTVTQVEEAKCVLKMLPIWVCTIIYSVVFTQMASLFVEQGAVMDTTTTGDFHLPAASMSVFDICSVLIFTCIYRQILVPVTGRLTGNPKGLTELQRMGVGLIIGMLSMVAAGITEIERLKRVSPGEEVSSLSIFWQIPQYMLVGASEVFMYVGQLEFFSGQAPDGIKSFGSSLCMASISFGNYVSSILVNMVMVITTKNKKPGWIPGDLNSGHMDRFYFLLAGLTAIDFFIYLYCAKWYKCINLEDDTQGIEMETQRNDVLGRV, from the exons atggcTGCTTCAGAGAATCGCACTGATATTCTTCTCAAG GTGATTGAGGAAGAATGCAGTGAAGAAGCAGAAGATGTGAACAGAAACTCAACTGAGAGTGAACAAAGGGCATATACCATTGATGATAGGATAGAGCAAAAAAGGCATCAGGTTATCCAAAACCAAAAAGGAGGCTGGAAGATAGCATTTCTCTTATTGG TGAACCAAGGTCTAGCAACTCTTGCTTTCTTCGGCGTGGGGGTGAACTTGGTTTTGTTTTTAACAAGGGTTCTTGGGCAAGATAATGCCGATGCAGCAAATAGTGTTAGCAAGTGGACTGGCACTGTGTATATGTTCTCTTTGGTGGGTGCATTTCTAAGTGATTCATACTGGGGCAGATACTTGACCTGTGGAATTTTTCAGATCATATTTGTAGTG GGTTTGGTGTTGCTATCACTTGCATCTTGGTTATTCCTCATCAAACCAGATGATTGTGGAGATGGAGTATTACCTTGTACACCTAAGTCTTCAGTCGGTGTCCCAATCTTCTACTTGTCAATTTACCTAATTGCTTTAGGATATGGTGGGCATCAACCTACCGTAGCCACTTTTGGATCTGATCAGCTTGTTGGAGAGGGTGCAAAGGCCACATTCTTCTgctatttttattttgcattaAATGTTGGTTCTTTCTTCTCTAACTCCATACTAGTCTATTTTGAGGATACTGGTAAATGGACTACAGGATTCTTTGCTTCCACAGCATCTGCAATTTTAGGCCTTATCATCTATGGGTTAGGGACACCCTGTTACAAGTATTTTAAGCCATGTGGAAACCCATTGCCTCGCGTTGCTCAGGTATTTGTGGCGACCTTTAAGAAATGGAAGGTGATTGCCCCTGAAGATGGAGACAAACTCTACGAGATGGAAGGTTCGGAATCAGCAATTAAAGGCAGTAGGAAGATCATGCACAGTAATGAGCTTCG GTTCTTAGATAAGGCAGCAACTGTGACAGAGAAAGATTTAAGTGGACAGAATAAGGACCCATGGAGGCTTTGCACAGTAACTCAAGTAGAAGAGGCAAAATGTGTATTAAAGATGCTGCCCATCTGGGTATGTACCATCATCTATTCTGTTGTCTTCACTCAAATGGCCTCCCTCTTTGTAGAGCAAGGAGCAGTTATGGACACTACGACTACTGGTGACTTTCACCTTCCAGCTGCAAGTATGTCTGTTTTTGATATATGTAGTGTCCTCATCTTCACTTGCATCTACCGCCAAATCCTCGTTCCTGTCACTGGAAGATTAACAGGAAATCCGAAGGGCCTCACTGAGCTTCAACGAATGGGAGTAGGACTCATCATTGGAATGTTATCAATGGTGGCTGCTGGGATCACTGAGATTGAAAGACTGAAAAGGGTAAGCCCTGGAGAAGAGGTTAGCTCCTTGAGTATATTTTGGCAAATACCACAATACATGCTTGTGGGAGCTTCTGAAGTGTTTATGTATGTGGGTCAGTTAGAGTTCTTTAGTGGTCAGGCACCAGATGGTATTAAGAGCTTTGGAAGTTCCCTTTGCATGGCTTCAATCTCTTTTGGGAACTATGTTAGTAGCATTCTTGTTAACATGGTTATGGTCATTACAACCAAGAACAAGAAGCCTGGTTGGATTCCTGGTGACCTTAACAGTGGTCATATGGACAGATTCTACTTTCTCCTTGCTGGGTTAACTGCCATTGATTTCTTTATTTACTTATACTGTGCCAAATGGTATAAGTGTATCAACCTTGAAGACGATACCCAAGGGATTGAGATGGAAACACAAAGAAATGATGTACTTGGAAGAGTCTAA